In Pedobacter sp. WC2423, the following are encoded in one genomic region:
- a CDS encoding NADH-quinone oxidoreductase subunit D: MNHNQPVYTDNDPQNELVTLNLGPTHPATHGVFQNVLQLDGERIVSGVSTIGYIHRAFEKIAEHRPFYQITPLTDRLNYCSSPINNMGWHMTVEKLLNIKVPKRVDYLRIIVMELARISDHIICNTIIAQDTGATTTFLYLFQFREHIYEIYEEICGARLTTNIGRIGGFERDFNDIAFAKINKFLKEFPVALREFESLLNRNRIFIDRTAGVACVTPEDALSYSWSGPLLRATGVDYDVRVSEPYCSYDEFEFEVPVGTSGDIYDRYLVRNEEMWQSVSLIEQAMEKIKHEPAGIFHADVPDFYLPAKEEVYNNMEALIYHFKIVMGEIDAPKAEVYHAVEGGNGELGFYLINDGGRTPYRLHFRRPSFINYSMYAKMSEGMLLSDAIINMSSMNIIAGELDA, from the coding sequence ATGAATCACAATCAACCAGTATATACAGACAACGATCCTCAGAATGAGCTGGTCACCTTAAACTTAGGTCCGACTCACCCTGCAACACACGGTGTTTTTCAAAACGTACTTCAGTTAGACGGAGAGCGTATTGTGAGCGGAGTTTCTACCATCGGGTATATTCACCGCGCCTTTGAAAAGATTGCTGAACACAGGCCATTCTATCAGATTACGCCCCTTACTGACAGATTAAATTACTGCTCGTCACCTATTAATAATATGGGATGGCATATGACAGTAGAGAAACTGTTAAATATAAAAGTACCTAAACGTGTAGATTATCTCAGGATTATCGTCATGGAACTGGCGCGTATTTCAGATCATATTATCTGTAATACGATTATCGCGCAGGATACCGGTGCAACAACCACCTTCTTATATCTTTTCCAGTTCAGAGAGCATATCTATGAAATTTACGAAGAAATATGTGGTGCGCGTTTAACAACAAATATTGGCCGCATAGGTGGTTTTGAAAGAGATTTCAATGACATCGCCTTTGCTAAAATAAATAAGTTTTTAAAAGAATTCCCTGTTGCTTTAAGGGAATTTGAAAGCCTGCTTAACCGTAACCGTATCTTTATTGACCGTACCGCCGGCGTTGCCTGTGTTACTCCTGAAGATGCTTTAAGTTACAGCTGGAGCGGTCCTTTATTACGTGCAACTGGTGTAGACTATGATGTACGCGTAAGTGAGCCTTACTGCTCTTATGATGAATTCGAATTCGAAGTTCCTGTAGGTACAAGTGGCGATATTTACGACCGTTATTTAGTACGTAACGAGGAAATGTGGCAGAGCGTAAGCCTGATTGAACAGGCAATGGAGAAAATCAAGCATGAACCTGCCGGAATTTTCCATGCAGATGTGCCGGATTTCTATTTACCTGCCAAAGAAGAAGTATACAACAATATGGAGGCCTTGATTTACCATTTCAAAATTGTAATGGGAGAGATTGATGCACCTAAAGCAGAAGTATATCATGCTGTTGAAGGCGGAAACGGAGAACTTGGATTTTATCTGATCAATGACGGTGGAAGAACGCCTTACCGTCTGCATTTCAGAAGACCTAGTTTTATTAATTATTCCATGTATGCAAAGATGAGTGAAGGAATGTTATTGTCTGATGCCATTATCAACATGAGTAGTATGAATATTATTGCCGGAGAATTAGATGCTTAA
- a CDS encoding NADH-quinone oxidoreductase subunit C — MAEVNNSSVTELLAARFGAKVSGVNEPYGLLTVETTKDVIIDVLTYLKETEGTKFAFLTDITAVHYPETKHIAVVYHLHNMVNKIRIRVKVFIHEQTPSIPTATVLWNGANWMERETYDFFGVKFEGHPDLRRILNMDELNVHPMLKQYPLEDPNRVDKKDEYFGR, encoded by the coding sequence ATGGCAGAGGTTAACAATAGTAGTGTAACAGAGCTGTTAGCTGCCCGTTTCGGAGCTAAAGTGAGTGGAGTAAACGAACCATACGGTTTGCTGACTGTAGAGACCACTAAAGATGTAATTATTGATGTACTCACCTATCTGAAAGAAACAGAAGGCACTAAATTTGCTTTTTTGACTGATATCACTGCAGTGCATTATCCTGAAACTAAACATATCGCTGTAGTTTACCACTTACACAACATGGTAAACAAAATCAGGATCAGAGTTAAGGTATTCATCCATGAACAAACTCCTTCAATCCCAACAGCTACTGTGCTGTGGAACGGTGCAAACTGGATGGAAAGAGAAACATATGACTTCTTCGGTGTTAAATTCGAAGGTCACCCCGATTTAAGAAGGATTTTAAATATGGACGAGCTCAATGTTCACCCGATGTTAAAACAATATCCTTTGGAAGATCCGAACAGAGTTGATAAAAAAGACGAATACTTTGGTAGATAA
- a CDS encoding NADH-quinone oxidoreductase subunit B, translating into MSDINIVDAPPGIEGSGFFATSLDKVIGLARSHSLWPLPFATSCCGIEFMATMGSHYDFGRFGSERLSFSPRQADLLMVMGTIAKKMSPVLKQVYLQMAEPRWVMAVGACASSGGIFDTYSVLQGIDEIIPVDVYVPGCPPRPEAILDGFGKIQELVRNESGRRRDSDQYKQMLASYGIE; encoded by the coding sequence ATGAGTGACATCAATATAGTAGACGCGCCTCCAGGCATTGAAGGATCTGGCTTTTTCGCTACTTCTTTAGACAAGGTTATTGGCTTAGCCCGTTCCCATTCATTATGGCCATTGCCATTTGCAACCTCATGCTGTGGAATTGAATTCATGGCTACAATGGGTTCGCACTATGATTTCGGTCGTTTTGGTTCAGAACGTTTAAGTTTTTCTCCCCGCCAGGCAGACTTATTAATGGTTATGGGTACCATAGCTAAAAAAATGAGTCCTGTATTAAAGCAAGTGTATTTACAGATGGCAGAACCCCGCTGGGTAATGGCAGTAGGTGCATGCGCATCAAGCGGTGGTATTTTTGATACTTACTCAGTTCTGCAGGGTATCGATGAGATTATTCCGGTAGATGTTTACGTTCCCGGCTGTCCGCCAAGACCAGAAGCTATTTTAGATGGTTTCGGTAAGATTCAGGAATTAGTAAGAAATGAATCTGGCAGAAGAAGAGATTCTGATCAGTATAAACAAATGTTGGCTTCATACGGAATCGAATAA
- a CDS encoding NADH-quinone oxidoreductase subunit A — METQSLPSDFLPIIFQVIVALGFVVVTLIATHFLGPSRKTSDKLGTFEAGVKVVGNARQPFSIKYFLVAILFVLFDVEVIFMYPWAVNFRELGWPGLIEMFVFMGTLLLGFIYILKKKVLDWN, encoded by the coding sequence ATGGAAACGCAGAGTTTACCCTCAGATTTTTTACCTATCATTTTCCAGGTTATCGTAGCCCTTGGCTTTGTTGTAGTTACTCTTATTGCTACACACTTCTTAGGTCCCTCCCGTAAAACCAGTGACAAACTAGGTACATTTGAAGCCGGTGTAAAAGTAGTCGGAAATGCGCGTCAGCCATTTTCCATTAAATACTTCCTTGTCGCTATCCTGTTCGTACTATTCGACGTCGAAGTTATCTTTATGTATCCATGGGCTGTGAATTTCAGAGAACTTGGATGGCCGGGATTAATTGAAATGTTTGTCTTTATGGGTACGCTCTTATTAGGCTTTATTTACATCCTGAAAAAGAAAGTGCTTGACTGGAACTAA
- a CDS encoding helix-turn-helix domain-containing protein produces MSEHYRSAKSLGEEYGITYSLFEDWFRIYEHLGAPGLLPRKGKRVFSPSFKLAVLKSIREEKLSLRAAVLRFGLSSDAGIIEWQKRFEKFGSSGLEPRPKGRLPMAYKENPANKRKPRKSDRPLTREEELLRENEYLRAENALLKKLQALVQAENKRKP; encoded by the coding sequence ATGTCGGAACATTATCGTTCTGCAAAATCTCTGGGTGAGGAATACGGGATTACTTATTCTCTTTTCGAAGATTGGTTTAGGATATACGAGCATCTGGGAGCTCCTGGATTACTTCCCAGAAAGGGGAAAAGAGTTTTTAGTCCATCCTTTAAGCTAGCAGTCCTGAAGTCAATTCGTGAAGAAAAGTTATCTTTGAGAGCGGCAGTGCTACGTTTTGGGCTTTCAAGTGATGCGGGAATTATCGAATGGCAGAAACGATTTGAGAAGTTTGGATCATCTGGACTAGAACCGCGACCTAAAGGAAGACTACCGATGGCATATAAGGAGAATCCAGCAAACAAGCGAAAACCGAGAAAATCGGATAGGCCACTTACCCGTGAGGAAGAGCTTTTACGGGAAAATGAATATTTACGTGCAGAGAATGCCCTGCTAAAAAAGCTCCAGGCCTTAGTTCAAGCCGAAAACAAGCGCAAGCCATAA
- a CDS encoding IS3 family transposase, protein MELRHQFDLDTLLNCISMARSTFYYYSKKASLPDKYEQVKIQINKVYHAHKGRFGYRRITLQLKRVGMAINHKTVFRLMGEMRLKSLIRIKKYRSYRGKLGKIAPNILNRNFKANQPMQKWATDVTEFKVKGKKLYLSPIIDLFNQEIISYELTDRPVFKGVLDMLKKVLPQARNTSQLVLHSDQGWQYQMPKYQQLLKANGIIQSMSRKGNCLDNAIIENFFGTLKSELFYLNEYESTDQLKKDINDYIWYYNKERIKLNLNGMSPMEYRAHYNKSNTKFV, encoded by the coding sequence ATGGAACTAAGGCATCAGTTCGACCTGGATACCCTGTTGAATTGTATTAGCATGGCAAGAAGTACATTTTATTATTATTCTAAGAAGGCCAGTTTGCCTGATAAATACGAACAGGTCAAGATCCAGATCAACAAGGTCTATCATGCCCATAAAGGTCGCTTCGGCTATCGGCGCATTACCTTGCAACTGAAACGGGTCGGAATGGCTATTAACCATAAGACTGTATTTAGATTGATGGGAGAAATGAGGTTGAAGAGCCTGATCAGGATAAAAAAATACAGGTCTTATAGGGGCAAGCTAGGGAAAATAGCTCCAAATATCCTTAATAGGAATTTCAAGGCTAACCAACCTATGCAAAAATGGGCCACAGATGTTACAGAATTCAAAGTCAAGGGAAAGAAATTGTACCTCTCTCCAATAATAGACCTGTTCAATCAGGAGATTATCAGCTATGAACTCACTGACAGGCCGGTTTTCAAGGGAGTATTGGACATGCTCAAAAAAGTATTACCACAAGCTAGGAATACTTCTCAGTTAGTCTTGCATTCTGACCAGGGATGGCAATACCAGATGCCAAAGTATCAGCAACTGCTAAAAGCAAATGGGATTATCCAAAGTATGTCCAGAAAAGGTAATTGCTTAGATAATGCTATAATTGAAAACTTTTTCGGAACCTTAAAATCGGAACTCTTCTACTTAAATGAATATGAATCGACAGATCAGCTCAAAAAAGATATAAATGACTATATCTGGTACTACAACAAGGAACGAATAAAATTGAACTTAAACGGAATGAGCCCGATGGAATATCGGGCTCATTATAACAAATCTAATACTAAATTTGTCTAA
- a CDS encoding tetratricopeptide repeat protein, with the protein MTKKAITLSLGLVVMGSASFAQNLSDAKKAIDAEQYAKATSMLKSLVSSQAGKGENYFNLGDVYLHNEYVDSAKAVFTKGITADPKYALNYVGLGHVDLATNNAASAKTNFDKAIGLASKKDHTPYLYIGKAYLEQNKPDFAAALTNLTKADEVDAADKDPETFLALGDLYAAQKKNSEALSNYLRALNINEGLVRAKVQIGRMYKESRAFPESETQLKEVITADPNYGPAYREIAELYMQWANFEPAHYDEKSKQALENYKKYMDLTDKSFDTRLRYAQFLFYAKDFKALETETADIAKLYPNNQKTLVINRLQAYSAAENKNPESLKLLTDFFAKNADTSRLIAADYLYLGKAQLVAGQDSLALKSIRTAISKDSTNVEALEDVGKALYTNKKYDQAAAVYKDAIKLNPNGKGSLTNYYYLASADYFDYANKDRDKKNPAKTILVEADSALAHLNKVSPEFTLAYIMRARVARLMDDQTNPKGLLVPYYEQYLDLVTVKKPELGAAEAEKRNLVEAYTNLGFAYTPTDKAKAGDYFKKALAIDPANANALAGAKQLAAPAAKAPSKKK; encoded by the coding sequence ATGACAAAGAAAGCAATAACCTTAAGTTTAGGTTTAGTAGTGATGGGTTCTGCCTCTTTTGCTCAAAACTTAAGTGATGCAAAAAAAGCAATTGATGCTGAGCAGTATGCTAAAGCAACTTCTATGCTTAAATCACTAGTAAGTTCTCAGGCGGGTAAAGGGGAGAACTATTTTAACTTAGGTGATGTATATCTGCATAATGAGTATGTGGATTCTGCTAAAGCAGTTTTTACTAAAGGGATTACTGCTGATCCTAAATATGCCTTAAACTATGTAGGATTAGGACACGTAGATCTTGCGACTAACAATGCGGCATCAGCAAAAACTAATTTTGACAAAGCTATCGGATTAGCCTCTAAAAAAGACCACACTCCATATTTATACATTGGTAAAGCTTATCTGGAGCAAAACAAACCAGATTTCGCAGCAGCTTTAACTAACTTAACAAAAGCTGACGAAGTAGATGCAGCTGATAAAGATCCGGAAACATTTTTGGCTTTAGGTGATCTGTATGCAGCACAGAAAAAAAATTCTGAAGCATTAAGCAACTACTTACGCGCATTGAACATCAATGAAGGCTTAGTAAGAGCTAAAGTTCAGATCGGAAGAATGTACAAAGAATCAAGAGCATTTCCTGAATCTGAAACTCAATTGAAAGAAGTAATCACAGCTGACCCTAACTATGGTCCTGCTTACCGTGAAATTGCTGAATTGTACATGCAATGGGCAAACTTTGAGCCAGCTCACTATGATGAAAAATCTAAACAAGCTTTAGAAAACTACAAAAAATACATGGACCTGACTGACAAATCTTTCGATACAAGATTACGTTATGCTCAGTTCTTGTTCTATGCAAAAGATTTCAAAGCTTTAGAGACTGAAACTGCTGATATTGCAAAATTATATCCTAACAACCAGAAAACATTAGTAATCAATCGTTTACAAGCATACTCAGCAGCTGAAAACAAAAACCCTGAGAGTTTGAAATTATTAACCGATTTCTTCGCTAAAAACGCTGATACTTCTCGTTTAATCGCTGCTGATTATCTTTATTTAGGTAAAGCTCAGTTAGTTGCAGGACAAGATAGTTTAGCTTTAAAAAGCATCAGAACAGCAATCTCTAAAGATTCTACTAACGTAGAAGCATTAGAAGATGTTGGTAAAGCATTATATACAAACAAAAAATACGATCAGGCTGCTGCTGTTTATAAAGACGCAATCAAATTGAATCCAAACGGTAAAGGTTCATTAACTAACTATTACTACCTGGCTTCTGCTGATTACTTTGATTATGCAAACAAAGACAGAGACAAAAAGAATCCAGCTAAAACTATTTTAGTGGAAGCTGACTCAGCTTTAGCGCACTTAAACAAAGTTTCACCTGAATTCACTCTGGCTTACATCATGAGAGCACGTGTTGCACGTTTGATGGATGATCAGACTAATCCTAAAGGTTTATTAGTTCCTTACTATGAGCAATACCTGGATTTAGTAACGGTTAAAAAACCTGAATTAGGTGCTGCTGAAGCTGAAAAAAGAAACTTAGTTGAAGCTTATACTAACTTAGGATTTGCTTATACTCCTACAGATAAAGCAAAAGCAGGTGACTATTTCAAAAAGGCCTTAGCTATTGATCCTGCAAATGCAAATGCATTAGCCGGCGCAAAACAATTAGCTGCCCCTGCTGCAAAAGCTCCTTCTAAGAAAAAATAG
- a CDS encoding PstS family phosphate ABC transporter substrate-binding protein, with product MKKLIFILPLFLFIACKQKPKGDDGEASRVSGTLKLLVDESFSSVLEDQIEVFKLDYPDAKFELIQGNENKILPTFLNDSVRVAVLSRMLTPDEEKAYSKRSIPIFTSRFAIDGIALITGNDNPDSTITADEVVSIMKGTSTSGKQLVFDNAYSSTLRYFKDLSQIKELPKSGIYTLQNNKDVIKYVAEHKNYIGVVGVNWLMKNSRDQQDFTDKVKVMGVKNTKGKKGDDTFYKPTQKNLIDGIYPFLRNVYIINAEGKNGLGTGFATWLTGQRGQLIVLKSGLGPNKMNPREINIKKEN from the coding sequence ATGAAGAAGCTGATTTTTATCCTGCCATTATTTTTATTCATTGCTTGTAAGCAAAAGCCTAAAGGTGATGATGGGGAAGCATCGCGTGTTTCGGGTACGTTAAAGTTACTTGTTGACGAGAGTTTTTCTTCGGTTCTGGAAGATCAGATCGAAGTCTTCAAACTGGATTATCCGGATGCTAAATTTGAATTGATACAGGGAAATGAGAATAAAATCCTGCCTACTTTCTTAAATGATAGTGTAAGGGTCGCGGTTTTATCCAGAATGCTTACACCTGATGAAGAAAAGGCTTATAGTAAGAGAAGTATTCCAATTTTTACTTCCCGGTTCGCTATTGACGGCATCGCACTGATTACGGGAAATGATAATCCGGATTCAACGATTACTGCTGATGAAGTGGTTTCGATCATGAAAGGCACATCCACTTCTGGTAAACAACTAGTTTTTGATAATGCTTATTCAAGCACACTGCGCTATTTTAAGGACCTTTCTCAGATTAAAGAATTACCTAAGTCAGGTATTTATACTTTACAGAATAATAAAGACGTTATCAAATATGTTGCAGAGCATAAGAACTATATTGGAGTTGTTGGGGTGAACTGGCTAATGAAAAATAGCCGTGATCAGCAGGACTTTACCGATAAGGTGAAAGTTATGGGTGTAAAAAACACCAAGGGTAAAAAAGGTGATGATACCTTCTATAAACCTACTCAAAAAAATTTAATTGATGGTATCTATCCTTTCTTAAGGAATGTTTATATCATTAATGCAGAAGGTAAAAATGGTTTAGGCACGGGTTTTGCAACATGGTTAACAGGCCAGAGAGGTCAGTTGATAGTTTTGAAATCCGGACTAGGACCAAATAAGATGAATCCAAGAGAGATTAATATAAAAAAGGAAAATTAA
- a CDS encoding energy transducer TonB encodes MFGSKIDLFNKEWLDVIFAKKNKEYGAYELRKQNGANTSRALLFASAAFIFLFLLPKIITLIKGQLPEEEIVKQVEVTVAPPPPVDPKTPPPPPVEPPPPKTDQIKFPPPIVKPDNQVRDEDPPQIEQLKAADPGQKTIEGDPGADIVVAGPVGEGPKQAAVVEDTKVYDFVSIETQPGFPGGMDKFYAYLHKAVRYPPMAQENNIQGKVFLSFVVEKDGRLTDIKVERKLGGGTDEEAIRVLKASPKWTPGIQNGKPVRVKYNIPISFTLSN; translated from the coding sequence ATGTTCGGATCTAAAATAGATTTATTCAATAAGGAATGGCTTGATGTTATTTTCGCTAAAAAGAACAAAGAATACGGAGCTTACGAGCTACGTAAACAAAATGGCGCAAATACTTCAAGAGCACTACTTTTTGCTTCGGCAGCTTTTATATTTTTGTTTCTTTTACCTAAGATCATTACTTTGATCAAGGGTCAGCTTCCTGAAGAGGAGATTGTGAAACAAGTTGAAGTTACTGTTGCACCTCCGCCTCCGGTGGATCCAAAAACACCTCCACCGCCACCGGTTGAGCCACCGCCACCAAAGACGGATCAAATCAAGTTCCCTCCTCCGATTGTAAAACCGGATAATCAGGTTCGTGATGAAGATCCTCCTCAGATTGAGCAATTAAAAGCTGCTGACCCAGGTCAGAAAACAATTGAGGGTGATCCGGGTGCTGATATTGTTGTGGCTGGTCCAGTTGGAGAAGGCCCTAAACAAGCAGCAGTAGTGGAAGATACTAAAGTTTATGACTTCGTAAGTATCGAAACTCAGCCAGGTTTCCCTGGAGGTATGGACAAGTTTTATGCATACTTGCATAAAGCAGTAAGATATCCTCCTATGGCTCAGGAAAATAATATTCAGGGTAAGGTGTTCTTATCTTTCGTAGTTGAGAAAGATGGTCGTCTGACTGATATTAAAGTTGAGCGTAAATTAGGTGGTGGTACTGATGAAGAGGCTATCAGGGTATTAAAGGCTAGTCCAAAATGGACTCCTGGTATCCAGAATGGTAAACCTGTTCGTGTTAAATATAACATCCCGATCAGTTTCACTTTATCTAACTAA
- a CDS encoding ExbD/TolR family protein produces the protein MAELDTSGGGGKKGGKVRSKKSSTKVDLTAMVDLAFLLITFFMLTTTLNKPIAMDIAKPDKDEKNEQRLELRASQTMTILLGKNNKVAWYMGEAGKSAPEVQNFTEIRKSILDNKQKVQAASGKSIVMVIKPTSGATYKNFVDIMDELAITGIKSAPAIDDENITDAEKAFMKSQNLL, from the coding sequence ATGGCAGAATTAGATACCTCCGGCGGGGGTGGCAAAAAGGGTGGGAAAGTAAGGAGTAAGAAATCGTCTACGAAAGTAGATTTAACCGCGATGGTTGATTTAGCGTTCTTATTGATTACCTTCTTCATGTTAACCACCACGCTGAATAAACCAATCGCAATGGATATTGCGAAGCCAGATAAAGATGAGAAGAATGAGCAGAGACTTGAATTAAGAGCATCTCAGACTATGACAATTTTGTTAGGTAAAAATAACAAGGTTGCCTGGTACATGGGAGAAGCTGGAAAATCAGCTCCTGAAGTTCAGAATTTTACTGAGATCAGAAAATCGATACTGGATAACAAACAAAAAGTACAGGCTGCAAGTGGTAAATCTATCGTTATGGTGATTAAACCAACTTCTGGCGCTACCTATAAAAACTTTGTTGATATCATGGATGAGTTAGCAATTACCGGAATCAAGTCGGCTCCTGCAATTGATGATGAAAATATCACTGATGCTGAAAAAGCATTCATGAAATCTCAGAATCTTTTATAA
- a CDS encoding biopolymer transporter ExbD: MPRAKVQRKSTSIDMTAMCDVSFLLLTYFILSATAKQPDPLDVRLPTSTYKIKVPEKDIAILTIGADKVFFEAAGQDIKVATLEKIGEQYKISFTPEEKKRFSVIGSFGVPIQSLKQFVMLDGDKRKKSGLETGIPTDSTNNQLADWILQSRKAVAELHSEGMRVSIKGDAEEGYPMVKKIVDILQKQKINKFSLITTAEGGSK, translated from the coding sequence ATGCCTAGAGCAAAGGTTCAAAGAAAGAGTACCTCGATTGATATGACCGCCATGTGCGACGTGTCCTTCCTGTTACTTACTTACTTTATTTTATCAGCGACTGCAAAACAACCGGACCCTTTGGATGTAAGACTTCCTACGTCAACGTATAAAATCAAAGTTCCTGAAAAGGACATCGCGATTTTAACGATTGGTGCAGACAAAGTTTTCTTCGAAGCTGCTGGTCAGGATATCAAAGTAGCAACGCTGGAAAAAATTGGTGAGCAATATAAGATCAGTTTTACACCAGAAGAGAAAAAACGCTTTAGCGTAATTGGATCATTTGGTGTGCCAATCCAGAGTTTAAAACAGTTTGTGATGCTGGACGGAGATAAAAGAAAGAAATCAGGTCTGGAAACAGGTATACCTACCGATTCTACCAATAATCAATTGGCAGATTGGATTCTTCAATCCCGTAAAGCTGTTGCTGAGCTGCATTCTGAAGGAATGAGAGTAAGTATCAAAGGTGACGCTGAAGAAGGCTACCCGATGGTAAAGAAAATTGTTGACATCCTTCAAAAACAAAAAATTAACAAATTCAGTTTAATCACCACTGCTGAAGGCGGTAGCAAATAA
- a CDS encoding MotA/TolQ/ExbB proton channel family protein translates to MANAPKPTTVKKESSSASNLFATLVIPICIIIAALIYKFVLGDANNFIDNNVENLPKVGNYAGMAYKGGPIVPILMGMLLMVIVFSVERFIVIGKATGTSSLDAFVKKVQALLNSNNIEAAMAECDKQQGSVANVIKSGLKKYREMEVETNMDTDQKCLAIQKDIEEATTLEMPMLEQNLTVIATLVSVGTLMGLLGTVTGMIKAFGGLGASGAPDSAALATGISEALINTATGIGTSTLAIIMYNILTSKIDKLTYAIDEAGFSIIQTYASTHK, encoded by the coding sequence ATGGCAAACGCACCAAAACCAACAACAGTTAAAAAGGAAAGCTCATCAGCTTCAAATCTATTCGCTACTCTAGTCATTCCAATTTGTATTATCATCGCGGCACTTATTTATAAATTCGTTCTTGGAGATGCAAATAACTTTATTGACAACAACGTTGAGAACTTACCTAAAGTTGGTAACTATGCAGGTATGGCTTACAAAGGTGGACCAATCGTTCCAATCTTAATGGGTATGCTTTTAATGGTAATCGTATTCTCAGTAGAACGTTTCATCGTTATCGGAAAAGCAACTGGTACATCTAGTTTAGATGCCTTCGTGAAAAAAGTACAAGCACTTTTAAATTCAAATAATATCGAAGCAGCTATGGCTGAGTGCGATAAACAACAAGGTTCGGTTGCTAACGTAATCAAATCTGGTTTGAAAAAATATCGTGAGATGGAAGTTGAAACAAACATGGACACAGACCAGAAATGTTTAGCTATCCAAAAAGATATCGAAGAAGCTACAACATTAGAAATGCCAATGTTAGAGCAAAACTTAACAGTAATCGCAACATTAGTATCAGTTGGTACATTAATGGGATTATTAGGAACAGTAACAGGTATGATCAAGGCCTTCGGTGGTTTAGGTGCTTCTGGAGCTCCGGATTCAGCAGCGTTAGCAACAGGTATTTCTGAGGCATTGATCAATACTGCAACTGGTATCGGTACTTCAACTTTAGCGATTATCATGTACAACATCCTGACTTCTAAAATTGATAAATTAACTTATGCAATTGATGAAGCTGGTTTTAGCATCATCCAAACTTATGCTTCTACGCATAAATAG